A region of Streptomyces deccanensis DNA encodes the following proteins:
- the pepN gene encoding aminopeptidase N produces MSLMSVLTRDEAHARARLLDVHRYEIALDLTRGDETFDSRTAIHFTVRGKKKAADTFVELKPAELRSVTLDGEPLDPATLDGNRLPLKGLTPGDHELRVDTAMRYSRTGEGMHRFTDPTDGETYLYTQLFMDDVQRVFAAFDQPDLKAAFDLTVTAPEGWTVLANGITERQDDGTWRAATTPLISTYLVAVAAGPWHSVRTEHRGLPFGIHCRRSLAPHLDTDADEILDVTRALFDRYHEKFEEPYPFDSYDQAFVPEFNAGAMENPGLVTFRDEFVYRSAVTDTERQTRAMVIAHEMAHMWFGDLVTLKWWDDIWLNESFAEYMGYQTLTEASRFTDTWVDFGVARKAWGYDADQRPSTHPVAPENVDDTAAALLNFDGISYAKGASALRQLVVWLGEKDFLAGINAHFTRHRFGNATLADFIDNLAGATERDVHAWADAWLRTTGVDTLTPEVTRTADGTYTLTVAHTGGRPHRIAVGLYDRDHGDDQGHLTLRDRVELDLPQTAAQPIGKRPALLLLNDGDLTYAKVRFDPESFTAVTGHLCGLPDPLTRAVVWNALRDAVRDAELPPTAYLEAARTHLPRETDLAIVQGVLGFAGTQVTGRYLAPEQRAAGLATLGSLCRDLIRRTEDGDNPGLRLTAVRHFIDVAAHPETIAAWLADGTVPGGPELDPELRWRVLGRLAVLGAVDTATIDEELERDPSASGREGSARCRAALPDAEAKQAAWEAMFTTDDLSNYLFTATAQGFWQPEQAELLTEYVERYWADAVSLAARRGPAIAEAAGRWAFPVYAVDPQTLGLGERCLEDGEVIPALRRKLVDQLDDLARALRVREV; encoded by the coding sequence ATGTCCCTCATGTCCGTACTGACGCGCGACGAAGCGCATGCCCGTGCTCGGCTCCTCGACGTCCACCGCTACGAGATCGCACTCGACCTCACGCGCGGCGACGAGACCTTCGACTCCCGTACCGCCATCCACTTCACCGTGCGGGGGAAGAAGAAGGCCGCGGACACCTTCGTCGAGCTCAAGCCCGCCGAACTGCGCTCCGTCACCCTCGACGGCGAACCACTCGACCCGGCCACCCTCGACGGCAACCGCCTGCCCCTCAAGGGCCTCACCCCGGGCGACCACGAACTGCGCGTCGACACCGCCATGCGCTACTCCCGCACCGGCGAGGGCATGCACCGCTTCACCGACCCCACCGACGGCGAGACCTACCTCTACACCCAGCTCTTCATGGACGACGTCCAACGCGTCTTCGCCGCCTTCGACCAACCCGACCTCAAGGCCGCCTTCGACCTCACCGTCACCGCCCCCGAAGGCTGGACCGTCCTCGCCAACGGCATCACCGAACGACAGGACGACGGCACCTGGCGGGCCGCCACCACCCCGCTGATCTCCACCTACCTCGTCGCCGTCGCCGCCGGCCCCTGGCACTCCGTCCGCACCGAACACCGCGGCCTGCCCTTCGGCATCCACTGCCGCCGCTCCCTCGCCCCCCACCTCGACACCGACGCCGACGAGATCCTCGACGTCACCCGCGCCCTCTTCGACCGCTACCACGAGAAGTTCGAGGAGCCGTACCCCTTCGACTCCTACGACCAGGCCTTCGTCCCCGAGTTCAACGCCGGCGCCATGGAGAACCCCGGCCTCGTCACCTTCCGCGACGAGTTCGTCTACCGCTCCGCCGTCACCGACACCGAACGCCAGACCCGCGCCATGGTCATCGCCCACGAGATGGCCCACATGTGGTTCGGCGACCTCGTCACCCTCAAGTGGTGGGACGACATCTGGCTCAACGAGTCCTTCGCCGAGTACATGGGCTACCAGACCCTCACCGAAGCGTCCCGCTTCACCGACACCTGGGTCGACTTCGGCGTCGCCCGCAAGGCCTGGGGCTACGACGCCGACCAGCGCCCCTCCACCCACCCCGTCGCCCCCGAGAACGTCGACGACACCGCCGCCGCCCTCCTCAACTTCGACGGCATCTCCTACGCCAAGGGCGCCTCCGCCCTGCGCCAACTCGTCGTCTGGCTCGGCGAGAAGGACTTCCTCGCCGGCATCAACGCCCACTTCACCCGCCACCGCTTCGGCAACGCCACCCTCGCCGACTTCATCGACAACCTCGCCGGCGCCACCGAACGCGACGTCCACGCCTGGGCCGACGCCTGGCTCCGCACCACCGGCGTCGACACCCTCACCCCCGAGGTCACCCGCACCGCCGACGGCACCTACACCCTCACCGTCGCCCACACCGGCGGCCGCCCCCACCGCATCGCCGTCGGCCTCTACGACCGGGACCACGGCGACGACCAGGGCCACCTCACCCTCCGCGACCGCGTCGAACTCGACCTCCCCCAGACCGCCGCCCAACCCATCGGGAAGCGGCCCGCACTGCTCCTCCTCAACGACGGCGACCTCACCTACGCCAAGGTCCGCTTCGACCCCGAATCCTTCACCGCCGTCACCGGCCACCTCTGCGGCCTGCCCGACCCGCTCACCCGCGCCGTCGTCTGGAACGCCCTGCGCGACGCCGTACGCGACGCCGAACTCCCGCCCACCGCCTACCTGGAGGCCGCCCGCACCCACCTCCCGCGCGAGACCGACCTCGCCATCGTCCAAGGCGTCCTCGGCTTCGCCGGCACCCAGGTCACAGGCCGCTACCTCGCCCCCGAACAGCGCGCCGCCGGCCTCGCCACCCTCGGCTCCCTCTGCCGCGACCTCATCCGCCGCACCGAGGACGGCGACAACCCCGGCCTGCGCCTCACCGCCGTACGCCACTTCATCGACGTCGCCGCCCACCCCGAGACCATCGCCGCCTGGCTCGCCGACGGCACGGTCCCCGGCGGACCCGAACTCGACCCCGAACTGCGCTGGCGCGTCCTCGGCCGGCTCGCCGTCCTCGGCGCGGTCGACACCGCCACGATCGACGAGGAACTGGAGCGGGACCCCAGCGCCAGCGGCCGCGAAGGCTCCGCCCGCTGCCGCGCCGCCCTGCCCGACGCCGAGGCCAAGCAGGCCGCCTGGGAGGCGATGTTCACCACCGACGACCTCTCCAACTACCTGTTCACCGCCACCGCCCAGGGCTTCTGGCAGCCCGAACAGGCGGAACTCCTCACGGAGTACGTCGAACGCTACTGGGCCGACGCGGTGTCGCTCGCCGCTCGGCGCGGACCGGCGATCGCGGAAGCCGCCGGACGGTGGGCGTTCCCCGTGTACGCCGTGGATCCGCAGACACTGGGGCTGGGGGAGCGGTGTCTTGAGGACGGCGAGGTGATCCCGGCGCTTCGGCGGA
- a CDS encoding response regulator: MPSEAKILIVDDHEDTLYALESALAPLGYLLTRATSGDAALKEVLRGQVGLLLLDVRMPGVSGLDVVRYMRGVEQTQHIPVILLTGFGPDAELTATAYRLGVADLVMKPIDPWALRTKVRYLYDAHERSHALEREVRDLRARLKNHDEPRRHGDGGHRDKGRVPAQHDGAKDRA; encoded by the coding sequence ATGCCGTCGGAAGCCAAGATCCTCATCGTCGACGACCATGAGGACACGCTGTACGCCCTGGAGAGCGCCCTGGCCCCCCTGGGCTACCTGCTGACGCGCGCCACCAGCGGCGACGCGGCGCTCAAGGAAGTCCTCCGCGGCCAGGTCGGCCTGCTCCTCCTCGACGTCCGCATGCCCGGCGTCAGCGGCCTCGACGTCGTCCGCTACATGCGCGGCGTCGAACAGACCCAGCACATCCCCGTCATCCTCCTCACCGGCTTCGGCCCCGACGCCGAACTCACCGCCACCGCCTACCGCCTCGGCGTCGCCGACCTCGTCATGAAACCCATCGACCCCTGGGCCCTGCGCACCAAGGTCCGCTACCTCTACGACGCCCACGAACGCTCCCACGCCCTGGAACGCGAGGTCCGCGACCTGCGCGCACGCCTCAAGAACCACGACGAACCCCGACGCCACGGCGACGGCGGCCACCGCGACAAGGGGCGCGTCCCCGCGCAGCACGACGGCGCGAAGGACCGGGCATAG
- a CDS encoding NAD(P)H-dependent flavin oxidoreductase: protein METALTRLVGVRHPVVQTGMGWVAGPRLVSAAANAGALGILASATMTPARLRDAVREVRSRTDAPFGVNLRADAGDARERVRILVEEGVRVASFALAPSRELIAELKDAGVVVIPSVGARRHAEKVAAWGADAVVVQGGEGGGHTGEVATTVLLPQVVDAVDIPVVAAGGFHDGRGLVAALAFGAAGVAMGTRFLLTSDSTVPDAVKARYLAATVKDVTVTRAVDGLPHRMLRTEFVSALEASGRARALLRAVRHAAGFRRLSGLTWRAMVRDGLALRHGKDLAWSQVLLAANTPMLLRSALVDGRTDLGVMAAGQVTGVIDDLPSCAELVDRIMAEADEVLRRLTVVR, encoded by the coding sequence ATGGAGACGGCGCTGACCCGGCTCGTCGGCGTCCGCCACCCGGTCGTGCAGACCGGTATGGGCTGGGTGGCCGGTCCCCGGCTGGTCTCCGCCGCGGCGAACGCGGGGGCGCTCGGCATCCTGGCCTCCGCGACGATGACACCGGCGCGGCTCCGGGACGCCGTACGGGAGGTGCGGTCGCGCACGGACGCGCCGTTCGGGGTGAATCTGCGGGCCGACGCGGGCGACGCGCGGGAGAGGGTGCGGATCCTCGTGGAGGAGGGCGTCCGGGTGGCGTCGTTCGCGCTCGCGCCGTCCAGGGAGCTGATCGCCGAGCTCAAGGACGCGGGGGTGGTGGTGATCCCGTCCGTGGGCGCCCGGCGGCACGCCGAGAAGGTGGCGGCGTGGGGGGCGGACGCGGTGGTCGTGCAGGGCGGCGAGGGCGGCGGACACACCGGGGAGGTGGCCACGACCGTGCTGCTGCCGCAGGTCGTGGACGCCGTCGACATTCCCGTGGTGGCCGCCGGCGGTTTCCACGACGGGCGGGGGCTGGTGGCCGCGCTGGCGTTCGGGGCCGCCGGGGTGGCGATGGGCACGCGGTTCCTGCTCACCTCGGACTCGACGGTGCCCGACGCGGTGAAGGCCCGTTATCTGGCGGCGACCGTCAAGGACGTCACGGTGACGCGGGCCGTGGACGGGCTGCCGCACCGCATGCTCCGCACGGAGTTCGTGAGCGCGCTGGAGGCGTCCGGACGGGCGCGCGCCCTGCTGCGCGCCGTACGCCACGCGGCGGGCTTCCGGCGGCTGTCCGGGCTCACCTGGCGCGCCATGGTCCGCGACGGCCTCGCGCTGCGGCACGGCAAGGACCTCGCCTGGAGTCAGGTCCTGCTCGCCGCGAACACGCCCATGCTGCTCAGGTCCGCGCTGGTGGACGGCCGTACGGACCTGGGGGTGATGGCGGCCGGGCAGGTCACCGGGGTGATCGACGACCTGCCGTCGTGCGCGGAGCTGGTGGACCGGATCATGGCGGAGGCGGACGAGGTGCTGCGGCGGCTCACAGTCGTTCGATGA
- a CDS encoding SDR family oxidoreductase codes for MSGTHRHRPARLCEGRVVVVTGAGRGLGRAHALAYAAEGARVVVNDLGVGLDGTPDPDSPAARVVEEIRAQGGEAVAHGGDIATSDGAASLIRTALDTYGRLDTLVNNAGFLRDRTLVNLDEDDFDAVLRVHLKGHFLPLKHAAAHWRAETKAGRTPTARIVNTSSGAGLLGSLGQGNYSAAKAGIVGLTLVAAAELARYGVQVNAIAPAARTRMTETVFAETMAAPDTGFDAMAPENVSPLVVWLGSPASDGVTGRVFETEAGRITVMEGWHPGPTDDKHARRTPEEAGETVRKLLAEARPPTPVYGTS; via the coding sequence ATGAGCGGCACACACCGGCACCGCCCGGCGCGGCTCTGCGAAGGGCGCGTGGTTGTCGTGACCGGCGCGGGCCGCGGCCTCGGGCGCGCGCACGCGCTCGCGTACGCCGCCGAGGGCGCCCGCGTGGTCGTCAACGACCTCGGCGTCGGACTCGACGGCACCCCCGACCCCGACAGCCCCGCCGCCCGGGTCGTCGAGGAGATCCGCGCCCAGGGAGGGGAAGCGGTCGCACACGGCGGTGACATCGCCACGTCCGACGGCGCCGCCTCCCTGATCCGCACCGCCCTGGACACCTACGGCCGCCTCGACACCCTCGTCAACAACGCCGGCTTCCTGCGCGACCGGACGCTCGTCAACCTCGACGAGGACGACTTCGACGCTGTCCTCCGCGTCCACCTCAAGGGCCACTTCCTGCCCCTGAAACACGCGGCCGCCCACTGGCGCGCCGAGACCAAAGCGGGCCGCACCCCCACCGCGCGCATCGTCAACACCAGCAGCGGCGCGGGCCTGCTGGGCTCACTCGGCCAGGGCAACTACAGCGCCGCCAAGGCCGGCATCGTGGGCCTCACCCTCGTCGCCGCCGCGGAACTCGCCCGCTACGGCGTCCAGGTCAACGCCATCGCCCCAGCGGCCCGCACCAGGATGACCGAGACGGTCTTCGCCGAGACCATGGCCGCCCCCGACACCGGCTTCGACGCCATGGCCCCCGAGAACGTCTCCCCCTTGGTGGTGTGGCTGGGCTCCCCCGCGAGCGACGGCGTCACCGGTCGCGTCTTCGAGACGGAAGCGGGCCGCATCACCGTCATGGAGGGCTGGCACCCGGGCCCGACCGACGACAAACACGCCCGCCGCACCCCAGAGGAGGCGGGCGAAACCGTTCGAAAGCTCCTGGCGGAGGCCCGCCCCCCGACCCCGGTATACGGCACCTCATGA
- a CDS encoding SDR family oxidoreductase encodes MRLNGKVAVVTGGTRGVGAGIARAFTEAGADVVTCARRPPEVPLKGAEFIPLDVRDPDAAHRFFAELPRVDVLVNNAGGTPYRPLTEADARRHARVLELNLTAPLTVSLAAHAHLRRTRGAIVMIGSVSGSRPSPGSAAYGAAKAGLEHLARSMAVEWAPEIRVNTLVLGMVRTELSHLHYGDDAGVAAVARTVPLGRLAAPSDIGDAAVFLASDAAAYITGASLLVHGGGERPAFLDAATAHTDEGEPP; translated from the coding sequence ATGCGGCTCAACGGAAAGGTCGCCGTCGTCACCGGCGGCACGCGCGGCGTCGGCGCCGGCATCGCCCGCGCGTTCACCGAAGCCGGCGCCGACGTCGTGACCTGCGCCCGCAGACCGCCCGAAGTTCCCCTCAAGGGCGCCGAGTTCATACCGCTGGACGTCCGCGACCCCGACGCGGCGCACCGCTTCTTCGCCGAACTGCCCCGCGTGGACGTCCTCGTCAACAACGCCGGCGGCACCCCCTACCGCCCGCTCACCGAGGCCGACGCCCGCCGCCACGCGCGCGTGCTCGAACTCAACCTCACCGCCCCGCTGACCGTCTCCCTCGCCGCCCACGCGCATCTGCGCCGGACCCGGGGCGCGATCGTGATGATCGGCAGCGTCAGCGGCAGCCGCCCCTCACCCGGCTCGGCCGCCTACGGCGCCGCCAAGGCGGGCCTGGAACACCTCGCCCGCTCCATGGCCGTGGAGTGGGCCCCGGAGATCCGGGTCAACACCCTCGTCCTCGGCATGGTCCGCACCGAGCTCTCCCACCTCCACTACGGCGACGACGCCGGTGTCGCCGCCGTCGCCCGCACCGTCCCGCTGGGCCGCCTCGCCGCCCCCTCCGACATCGGCGACGCGGCGGTATTCCTCGCCTCCGACGCGGCCGCCTACATCACCGGTGCCTCCCTCCTCGTCCACGGCGGCGGCGAACGACCCGCCTTCCTGGACGCGGCGACGGCCCACACCGACGAAGGAGAACCACCATGA
- a CDS encoding chorismate mutase encodes MTTSNTNQANSGAAPAGDVDADVRAELTRLRDSIDNIDAAVVHMLAERFKCTQRVGHLKAAHHLPAADPGREAQQINRLRGLAESAKLDPAFAEKLLNFIIAEVIRHHERIADDALNSAAGTAPDAGE; translated from the coding sequence ATGACCACCAGCAACACCAACCAGGCGAACAGCGGCGCCGCCCCGGCCGGCGACGTCGACGCGGACGTCCGGGCCGAACTCACCCGGCTGCGCGACAGCATCGACAACATCGACGCCGCCGTCGTCCACATGCTCGCCGAACGCTTCAAGTGCACCCAGCGGGTCGGCCACCTCAAGGCCGCGCACCACCTGCCCGCCGCCGACCCGGGCCGCGAGGCCCAGCAGATCAACCGCCTGCGCGGCCTCGCCGAAAGCGCCAAACTGGACCCGGCGTTCGCGGAGAAACTGCTCAACTTCATCATCGCCGAGGTCATCCGCCACCACGAACGCATCGCGGACGACGCCCTGAACAGCGCGGCGGGCACCGCACCCGACGCGGGGGAGTGA
- a CDS encoding CoA transferase subunit A, with protein MSDKTMTADEAASRLVGGMTVGIGGWGSRRKPMALVRAVLRAGIGDLTVVSCGGPDVGMLAAAGRIRKLVAPFATLDSIPLEPHFRAARERGAFELMEVDEAMFLWGLRAAAYRLPFLPVRAGIGSDVMRVNPGLRTVTSPYDDGETFVAMPALRLDAAFVHVNRADRRGNGQYLGPDPYFDDLFCEAADTAYVSCERIVDTAELTKEAAPQTLLVGRHVVTGVIEAPNGAHFTSCAPDHGRDEAFQRMYATTPWEDFAERFLSGDEPAYQSAVRTWQKEGS; from the coding sequence GTGAGTGACAAGACCATGACCGCCGATGAGGCCGCCTCGCGGCTGGTGGGTGGGATGACGGTCGGGATCGGCGGCTGGGGGTCGCGCCGGAAGCCGATGGCCCTGGTGAGGGCGGTGCTCCGGGCCGGGATCGGCGATCTCACCGTCGTCTCGTGCGGCGGTCCGGACGTCGGCATGCTCGCCGCCGCCGGACGGATCAGGAAACTGGTCGCCCCCTTCGCCACCCTGGACTCCATCCCCCTCGAACCCCATTTCCGCGCGGCGCGCGAGCGGGGCGCGTTCGAGCTGATGGAGGTGGACGAGGCGATGTTCCTGTGGGGCCTGCGGGCCGCCGCGTACCGGCTGCCCTTCCTGCCCGTGCGGGCGGGCATCGGTTCGGACGTGATGCGGGTCAACCCCGGCCTGCGGACGGTCACCTCGCCGTACGACGACGGCGAGACCTTCGTCGCCATGCCCGCCCTGCGCCTCGACGCCGCGTTCGTGCACGTCAACCGGGCCGACCGCCGGGGCAACGGCCAGTATCTGGGCCCGGACCCGTACTTCGACGACCTGTTCTGCGAGGCGGCCGACACGGCGTACGTCTCCTGCGAACGGATCGTGGACACGGCCGAGTTGACGAAGGAGGCGGCTCCGCAGACGCTGCTGGTCGGCCGCCATGTGGTCACGGGTGTGATCGAGGCGCCGAACGGCGCGCACTTCACCTCCTGCGCCCCCGACCACGGCCGGGACGAGGCCTTCCAGAGGATGTACGCGACCACGCCCTGGGAGGACTTCGCCGAGCGGTTCCTCTCCGGCGACGAGCCCGCCTACCAGTCGGCCGTACGGACCTGGCAGAAGGAGGGCTCGTGA
- a CDS encoding CoA-transferase subunit beta encodes MSGATHGTTSGTASGATRAEYCVIACAEAWRGAGEILASPMGLIPSLGARLARRTFSPDLLLTDGEALLVDLDGTVEGWLPYRRHLDLVTGGRRHVMMGASQIDRYGNQNISCVGDWARPRRQLLGVRGAPVNTLNNPTSYWVPKHSRRVFVEAVDMVCGVGHDRVAAHPAAARFHHLPRVVSDLGVFDFATPDRAMRLASLHPGVTVEEVAEATGFALAVPDEVPYTRDPTAEELRLIREVIDPAGSRDREVRG; translated from the coding sequence ATGAGCGGAGCGACGCACGGAACGACGAGCGGAACGGCGAGTGGAGCGACGCGCGCCGAGTACTGCGTGATCGCCTGCGCCGAGGCCTGGCGCGGGGCCGGGGAGATCCTCGCCAGTCCGATGGGGCTGATCCCGTCGCTGGGCGCACGCCTCGCCAGGCGGACCTTCTCGCCGGACCTGCTGCTGACCGACGGCGAGGCGCTGCTCGTCGACCTCGACGGCACCGTGGAGGGCTGGCTGCCCTACCGTCGGCATCTGGACCTGGTCACCGGCGGCCGGCGGCACGTGATGATGGGCGCGAGCCAGATCGACCGGTACGGCAATCAGAACATCTCCTGCGTCGGCGACTGGGCGAGGCCGAGGCGGCAGTTGCTGGGGGTGCGGGGAGCGCCGGTCAACACCTTGAACAACCCGACCAGTTACTGGGTTCCGAAGCACTCCCGGCGGGTGTTCGTCGAGGCGGTCGACATGGTGTGCGGGGTGGGTCACGACCGCGTGGCCGCGCATCCGGCCGCCGCCCGCTTCCACCACCTGCCGCGTGTGGTGTCCGACCTCGGGGTGTTCGACTTCGCGACACCGGACCGCGCGATGCGGCTGGCCTCGCTGCACCCCGGGGTCACCGTCGAGGAGGTCGCGGAGGCGACGGGCTTCGCGCTCGCCGTCCCGGACGAGGTGCCGTACACGCGGGACCCGACGGCGGAGGAGCTGCGGTTGATCCGTGAGGTGATCGACCCGGCGGGCAGCCGCGACCGTGAGGTCCGGGGCTGA
- a CDS encoding enoyl-CoA hydratase family protein, with protein sequence MSVSTSSPEKGISVVTVDFPPVNALPVRGWFELAEAVRGAGRDPEVRCVVLGAEGRGFNAGVDIKEIQAVGQSALIGANHGCAEAFAAVYECEVPVVAAVQGFCLGGGIGLVGNADAIVASQDATFGLPELDRGALGAATHLARLVPRHLMRALYYTSRTATAAELRAHGSVWRVVPRAELPSAALELAREIAAKDGRLLRLAKAAINGIDPVDVRRSYRFEQGFTFEANLSGLADEIRDRFGTAGGTGTAGKAGTAGAAKARPPTERRGAAEGRGSVEGSGAVEGDPGE encoded by the coding sequence ATGAGTGTCTCCACCTCGTCCCCGGAAAAGGGGATTTCCGTCGTCACGGTCGACTTCCCGCCGGTGAACGCGCTGCCGGTGCGCGGCTGGTTCGAGCTGGCGGAGGCCGTGCGCGGCGCGGGGCGCGATCCGGAGGTGCGGTGTGTCGTGCTGGGTGCGGAGGGGCGCGGGTTCAACGCCGGGGTGGACATCAAGGAGATCCAGGCGGTGGGGCAGAGCGCGTTGATCGGCGCCAACCACGGGTGCGCGGAGGCCTTCGCGGCGGTGTACGAGTGCGAGGTGCCGGTGGTCGCCGCCGTGCAGGGGTTCTGTCTGGGCGGTGGGATCGGGCTGGTGGGGAACGCGGACGCGATCGTGGCGAGCCAGGACGCGACCTTCGGGCTGCCGGAGCTGGACCGGGGCGCGCTGGGTGCGGCGACGCATCTGGCCCGGCTGGTGCCCCGGCATCTGATGCGCGCGCTGTACTACACCTCGCGTACGGCGACTGCCGCGGAGCTTCGCGCGCACGGCTCGGTGTGGCGGGTCGTACCGCGTGCCGAACTTCCCTCGGCCGCGCTGGAGTTGGCCCGGGAGATCGCCGCGAAGGACGGCCGCCTGCTGCGCCTGGCCAAGGCCGCCATCAACGGCATCGACCCCGTCGACGTCCGCCGCAGCTACCGCTTCGAACAGGGCTTCACCTTCGAGGCGAACCTCAGCGGACTGGCGGACGAGATCCGCGACCGGTTCGGGACGGCGGGAGGGACTGGGACTGCGGGTAAGGCCGGGACGGCCGGCGCGGCCAAGGCACGCCCGCCGACCGAGCGGCGGGGCGCGGCAGAGGGAAGGGGCTCGGTGGAGGGAAGCGGCGCGGTGGAGGGGGACCCGGGTGAGTGA